A stretch of the Ferviditalea candida genome encodes the following:
- the pheT gene encoding phenylalanine--tRNA ligase subunit beta, whose protein sequence is MKVSYQWLSEYIDLNGHSAEELAEKLTRSGIEVDIVESLDKGVEKVVVGYVKSRVQHPDADKLGVCIVDAGTGEDLQIVCGAKNVAAGQKVPVAIVGAKLPGDLKIKKAKLRGVESQGMICSAKELGLNDKLLPKEMQEGILVLPENTELGADVNGVLGIGDKVMELDLTPNRSDCLSMIGVAYEIAAILGREIKLPDEMEGLEGSAEDAGSACVGDSLRKAEDLINVQVSSPDHCPHYTVRVIENVTIGPSPQWMRNRLMAAGIRPINNVVDITNYVMLEFGQPLHAFDADRLKGRIDVRLAKDGEKIVTLDDVERTLEPHMLVITDGEKPVGIAGVMGGANSEVTESTKTIILESAKFAGSSIRRTSRQLGLRSEASLRFEKEVNPDAVIPALNRAASLMAKYAGGAVAEGVVQSAPQIGEPIVLDLSIGKVNQHLGTRLSEREVKEIFERLNFPYEQSGEGLLRVFVPRRRGDITRYVDLIEEIARLYGYDRIPTTLMSGETTPGSLTKPQFIRRELRRLLTDSGLHEVVNYSLTHPAKIAEYPGLYGANAKPVALSMPMSEDRSVLRTSLVPQLLDAAAYNRNRNAENTAIFEIGSIFITDEARLTKLPQEKMLLAILWTGARRPAHWSGVSEKADFYDVKGIIEKITGALGIAGVKYAAAKPKGLHPGRTAEIRVGQPEGDILIGLIGQVHPELQQRKDLEDTFVAELELDVLYELADSGIRYRALPRYPSIGRDLAVVVDSGLEVGRLIDKVRETAGELLESVRVFDIYKGERLGEGKKSVALSLVYRNPDRTLTDSEVGSLQEKVVQALEQSFQAQLRR, encoded by the coding sequence GTGAAAGTCTCATACCAATGGTTGTCGGAATATATCGATTTGAACGGGCATTCCGCTGAGGAGCTGGCGGAAAAGCTGACGCGCAGCGGGATTGAAGTGGATATCGTCGAATCCCTCGACAAGGGGGTGGAAAAGGTTGTCGTGGGTTATGTCAAATCCCGCGTACAGCATCCCGATGCGGATAAGCTGGGCGTATGCATTGTCGATGCCGGAACCGGGGAAGACCTGCAGATTGTCTGCGGCGCGAAGAATGTTGCCGCCGGCCAGAAGGTGCCCGTGGCGATCGTGGGGGCCAAGCTGCCCGGCGACCTGAAGATCAAGAAAGCCAAGCTGCGCGGGGTGGAGTCGCAGGGGATGATCTGCTCCGCGAAAGAATTGGGGCTGAACGACAAGCTGCTGCCGAAGGAAATGCAGGAAGGGATTTTGGTGCTTCCGGAAAATACGGAATTGGGGGCCGATGTAAACGGCGTGCTCGGCATCGGCGACAAAGTAATGGAGCTCGATTTGACCCCCAACCGTTCGGATTGTCTCAGCATGATCGGTGTGGCGTACGAGATCGCGGCTATTCTGGGCAGGGAGATTAAGCTTCCCGACGAGATGGAAGGCTTGGAGGGTTCCGCAGAGGATGCTGGTTCGGCTTGCGTCGGTGATTCCCTCCGCAAGGCGGAGGACCTGATCAATGTGCAGGTCAGCTCGCCGGATCACTGCCCTCATTATACGGTAAGAGTGATTGAGAATGTGACAATCGGTCCGTCGCCGCAGTGGATGCGGAATCGGTTGATGGCCGCCGGCATCCGCCCGATCAACAATGTGGTCGATATTACCAATTACGTAATGCTGGAATTCGGACAGCCGCTGCACGCATTCGATGCGGATCGGCTGAAGGGCCGCATCGATGTGCGGTTGGCGAAGGACGGGGAAAAAATCGTCACGCTCGACGATGTGGAGCGGACGCTGGAGCCGCATATGCTGGTCATTACCGACGGGGAAAAGCCGGTCGGAATCGCCGGCGTCATGGGCGGGGCCAATTCCGAAGTGACGGAAAGCACCAAAACGATCATCCTCGAATCGGCCAAATTTGCCGGCAGCTCGATCAGAAGAACCTCCCGCCAGCTCGGACTTCGTTCCGAAGCCAGCCTGCGCTTTGAAAAAGAAGTGAATCCCGATGCTGTGATTCCCGCTCTGAATCGCGCAGCTTCCTTGATGGCAAAGTACGCGGGAGGAGCGGTCGCGGAAGGCGTCGTGCAGTCTGCGCCGCAAATCGGGGAACCGATCGTGCTGGATCTTTCCATCGGCAAAGTCAATCAACATCTTGGAACCCGGCTGTCCGAAAGGGAAGTCAAGGAGATTTTCGAGCGGCTGAATTTCCCGTATGAGCAATCCGGCGAAGGTCTGCTGCGGGTTTTCGTTCCGAGGCGCAGGGGAGATATTACGAGGTACGTTGATCTGATTGAGGAGATCGCCCGATTGTACGGATACGACCGGATTCCGACGACGCTGATGAGCGGCGAGACGACTCCGGGCTCGTTAACCAAGCCGCAGTTCATTCGCCGTGAGCTGCGCAGGCTTTTGACGGACAGCGGTCTTCACGAGGTCGTCAATTATTCTCTGACGCATCCGGCCAAAATTGCCGAATATCCCGGCCTTTACGGTGCGAATGCCAAGCCGGTAGCCCTGTCGATGCCGATGAGCGAAGACCGCAGCGTGCTGAGAACCAGCCTTGTTCCCCAACTTCTTGATGCGGCCGCGTACAATCGCAACCGCAATGCCGAGAATACGGCCATCTTTGAGATCGGAAGCATCTTTATCACTGACGAAGCACGTTTGACCAAACTGCCGCAGGAAAAAATGCTCTTGGCCATTCTATGGACCGGCGCGCGGAGACCCGCTCACTGGTCCGGCGTTTCCGAGAAGGCGGATTTCTATGATGTTAAGGGCATAATCGAAAAAATCACAGGCGCGCTGGGGATTGCCGGCGTGAAATACGCGGCGGCGAAGCCGAAGGGACTGCATCCCGGAAGAACGGCTGAAATCCGGGTCGGACAGCCTGAGGGCGATATTCTGATCGGGCTGATCGGACAGGTGCACCCGGAGCTTCAGCAGCGAAAGGATCTCGAGGATACGTTTGTTGCCGAGCTGGAACTCGACGTGCTGTACGAGCTTGCCGATTCCGGCATCCGCTATCGCGCGCTGCCGCGTTATCCTTCCATCGGCAGGGATCTTGCCGTTGTGGTCGACTCCGGACTTGAAGTCGGGCGGCTGATCGATAAGGTTCGGGAAACCGCCGGAGAGCTTCTGGAATCGGTGCGGGTGTTTGATATTTATAAAGGAGAGCGTCTTGGAGAAGGCAAAAAAAGCGTCGCGCTGTCGCTGGTATATCGGAATCCGGACCGGACGTTAACCGACAGCGAGGTCGGAAGTCTGCAGGAAAAAGTCGTTCAGGCTTTGGAACAAAGTTTTCAGGCTCAATTAAGAAGATAA
- the zapA gene encoding cell division protein ZapA: MNSGDKTRITVDIYGMQYKLMGNSSVDHMKTVADFVNEHMLKISKNNSRLDTPRIAVLAAVNMADEYLRMKQEMERLQEDEQKKILIRNYNLLQEQYDKLQQEHRISAERLEEWKQKEKSLMEEYRALQEEHEQLKRQFREEVERLRAANPDTDALKQQLKQLKEEYGKLQNEYDEWIQLVQADPVKEQ, encoded by the coding sequence GTGAATTCTGGCGATAAAACTCGGATTACTGTGGACATTTACGGCATGCAGTACAAGCTGATGGGAAACTCAAGCGTCGATCACATGAAAACGGTGGCGGACTTTGTCAATGAACATATGCTAAAGATCTCCAAAAATAATTCGCGTCTGGACACGCCGCGAATTGCCGTCTTGGCTGCCGTCAATATGGCCGATGAATACCTCCGCATGAAGCAGGAGATGGAACGGCTGCAGGAAGATGAGCAGAAGAAAATTCTCATCCGCAATTACAATTTGCTGCAGGAGCAGTACGACAAGCTTCAGCAGGAGCATCGAATCAGCGCGGAGCGGCTGGAAGAATGGAAGCAGAAAGAAAAAAGCCTCATGGAAGAGTACCGTGCCCTGCAGGAGGAGCACGAGCAATTAAAGCGGCAGTTCAGGGAGGAAGTTGAGCGTTTGCGGGCCGCAAATCCGGATACGGATGCGCTCAAGCAGCAGCTGAAGCAGTTAAAAGAGGAATATGGCAAGCTCCAAAACGAATACGATGAATGGATTCAGCTTGTGCAAGCGGATCCGGTCAAGGAACAATAG
- a CDS encoding CvpA family protein: MNLNWVDYVIIGLLVGGFLMGYVRGFVSQLLSIFGTVIAFIAAFRFYGGLSPWIAQHLPISSLGSFKQYAPFAENMQLDKYFYNALAFALIFFGSKIVLSIVGGVLNVIAKIPGIHFVNKWSGAVLAFVEVLAMIVIAVNLLAVTPVEKLKAALEQSVIVTYILHYAPYISPLLQDLWKHDPAIPSSPSGRLIRFFLNGLL, from the coding sequence ATGAATTTGAACTGGGTCGATTATGTAATCATTGGTCTTCTCGTCGGCGGTTTTCTGATGGGCTATGTCAGAGGCTTCGTCAGTCAGTTGCTGTCCATTTTTGGAACGGTTATTGCTTTTATCGCCGCTTTCCGGTTCTACGGGGGGTTATCTCCTTGGATCGCTCAGCATCTTCCGATTTCTTCACTGGGCTCCTTTAAGCAGTATGCTCCCTTTGCGGAAAACATGCAACTGGACAAATATTTCTATAATGCGCTGGCGTTCGCCTTGATTTTTTTCGGGTCCAAAATCGTATTGTCCATTGTCGGGGGTGTGCTTAACGTGATCGCGAAAATTCCCGGGATCCATTTCGTCAACAAATGGAGCGGTGCGGTGCTGGCATTTGTGGAGGTTCTGGCGATGATCGTGATCGCCGTCAATTTGTTGGCCGTCACTCCGGTGGAAAAGCTGAAAGCCGCTCTTGAGCAATCGGTTATTGTCACTTATATTTTGCATTACGCTCCCTACATATCCCCCCTGCTGCAGGATTTGTGGAAGCATGATCCGGCGATTCCGAGTTCGCCGTCCGGCCGTTTAATCCGCTTTTTTTTGAATGGGCTGCTGTAA
- a CDS encoding cupredoxin domain-containing protein has product MKRIKLAMLGTAIIMALSACGSKEDSASNSDAASSADAANAKEIKLVATNFQYDQPEYHVKKGEPVKFVLELKQGAHGAEIKELGVNLDFNKKTQVVVPNQAGTFEIRCDIPCGPGHYNMVSKLIVEE; this is encoded by the coding sequence ATGAAAAGAATCAAGCTTGCGATGCTTGGAACAGCGATCATCATGGCGTTATCCGCATGCGGCAGTAAAGAGGATTCGGCAAGCAACAGCGACGCCGCAAGCAGCGCGGATGCGGCCAATGCCAAAGAAATCAAATTAGTGGCCACCAATTTCCAGTATGACCAACCGGAATACCATGTAAAAAAAGGGGAACCGGTCAAATTTGTGCTCGAGCTTAAACAGGGTGCGCATGGAGCGGAAATCAAAGAGCTTGGCGTCAATCTGGATTTCAACAAAAAAACGCAGGTGGTTGTTCCCAACCAGGCGGGAACCTTCGAAATCAGATGCGATATCCCGTGCGGTCCCGGACATTACAATATGGTATCAAAGCTGATTGTAGAGGAATAA
- a CDS encoding phage holin family protein has translation MHFLGHVVRFVVSALVLMIVGFIVPQFSVGGFWSAFFLALVIAAIGWVIEAIFGQKVTPFGRGIVGFIVSAVVIWVAQFIVGGVSVTWIGAILAALVIGIIDLFIPVSTPFKAGRDKEEAK, from the coding sequence ATGCACTTTCTTGGGCATGTTGTGAGATTTGTCGTATCCGCGCTGGTCTTGATGATCGTCGGATTTATCGTGCCGCAGTTTTCCGTGGGCGGCTTCTGGAGCGCATTTTTTCTGGCTCTGGTTATTGCCGCGATCGGCTGGGTCATTGAAGCCATCTTTGGCCAAAAAGTAACCCCGTTCGGCAGAGGAATCGTCGGTTTTATCGTCAGCGCAGTGGTCATTTGGGTCGCTCAATTCATCGTCGGCGGAGTATCCGTTACATGGATTGGCGCCATATTGGCGGCGCTTGTGATCGGGATCATCGATTTGTTCATTCCCGTGTCCACCCCGTTCAAAGCAGGGAGAGACAAGGAAGAAGCCAAGTAG
- a CDS encoding endonuclease MutS2, translating into MKDKILSVLEYPKILHKLTAHAATEIGKTRAERLRPSHEFSAVRSSLQATDEAFAVQRLKGGAPFGGIRDIRGSLQRARIGGALNPAELLDIATTISGGRKLKRFLFSFHENHPIPMLQAWAEGIAELNKLEEGIAFCINDQAEVSDQASPELNRIRHERRTGEHRVRERLEQMLRTPSVQKMLQESLVTVRNDRYVIPVKQEYRGSIGGIVHDQSASGATLFIEPEAVVQLNNKLRELSLKEQKEIEKILRQLTEKVAEFAEELRESLESLAELDFQFAKAALAKEMKASLPIMNDSGFIQLKKARHPLITGEAVPINVELGREYSTIIITGPNTGGKTVSLKTIGLLSLMAMSGLFIPAEDGSSMCVFEGIYADIGDEQSIEQNLSTFSSHMTNIIGILRSLTPNSLILLDELGAGTDPAEGSALAIAILEHIHSQGCRMVATTHYSELKAYAYDRPGIINASMEFDVQTLRPTYRLLVGVPGRSNAFAIARRLGLPEEIIERARGQINEETQRVESMIASLEENRLTAETERQSAQQLRREMDRLRRELEQERTRFEEQRDKMLQKAEQEARDAVAKARREAEEIIADLRRLAMEERAAVKEHKLLEAKKKLDEAVPALRKTKAAARNKSAAVIEPGDEVLVASLGQKGHVVEIAGDGAVVQLGIMKMKVGKADIEPVAAPKPQKQYQPAGTGVKRTRDEHIRTELDLRGANLEDSLLEVDRFLDEAILANLGRVSIIHGKGTGVLRNGIQEYLRRHKHVQSYRLGNFNEGGTGVTLVELK; encoded by the coding sequence ATGAAAGATAAAATTTTATCCGTTTTGGAATATCCCAAAATATTGCATAAACTGACTGCCCATGCAGCAACGGAAATCGGCAAGACGCGTGCCGAACGTTTGCGTCCTTCCCATGAATTTTCCGCGGTCAGATCCTCCCTGCAGGCAACCGATGAGGCGTTTGCCGTACAGCGGTTGAAAGGAGGAGCGCCGTTCGGAGGAATTCGCGACATCCGGGGGTCGCTGCAGCGGGCGCGTATCGGCGGGGCTTTGAATCCTGCGGAGCTGCTGGACATCGCGACAACGATTTCCGGCGGCAGGAAGCTGAAGCGCTTTTTGTTTTCCTTTCATGAAAATCACCCCATTCCTATGCTTCAAGCTTGGGCGGAGGGTATTGCCGAGCTGAACAAGCTCGAGGAGGGAATCGCGTTCTGTATTAACGATCAAGCGGAAGTCAGCGACCAGGCGAGCCCGGAGTTGAATCGGATCCGGCATGAGCGGCGCACCGGGGAGCATCGGGTAAGGGAACGGCTGGAACAAATGCTTCGAACCCCGTCCGTGCAAAAAATGCTGCAGGAAAGTTTGGTCACGGTCAGAAACGACCGGTACGTCATCCCGGTCAAGCAGGAATACCGGGGTTCCATCGGTGGAATCGTGCATGATCAGTCTGCTTCCGGAGCCACGTTATTCATCGAGCCTGAAGCCGTCGTGCAGCTGAACAATAAACTGCGCGAGCTCTCATTAAAGGAACAGAAGGAAATTGAAAAAATACTGCGGCAGCTGACGGAAAAAGTTGCGGAATTCGCCGAAGAGTTGCGGGAAAGCCTGGAATCGCTGGCGGAATTGGACTTTCAATTTGCCAAGGCCGCTTTGGCCAAGGAAATGAAAGCCTCCCTGCCGATCATGAACGACAGCGGATTCATACAGTTGAAGAAAGCCCGGCATCCGCTAATCACCGGGGAGGCGGTGCCGATCAATGTCGAGCTTGGCAGGGAATACAGCACGATCATCATCACCGGCCCCAACACGGGAGGCAAAACGGTCAGTCTGAAAACGATTGGGCTGTTGAGTCTGATGGCGATGTCCGGTTTGTTTATTCCTGCCGAGGACGGCAGCTCGATGTGCGTTTTTGAAGGGATCTACGCCGATATCGGGGATGAACAGAGCATTGAGCAAAATCTCAGCACATTTTCAAGCCATATGACCAATATCATTGGCATTCTGCGGAGCCTGACTCCAAACAGCCTGATTTTGTTGGACGAATTGGGGGCGGGAACAGATCCGGCCGAAGGATCGGCGCTGGCGATTGCCATATTGGAGCACATCCACAGCCAAGGCTGCCGGATGGTGGCGACGACCCATTACAGTGAATTGAAGGCCTATGCGTATGACCGGCCGGGTATCATCAATGCCAGCATGGAATTTGATGTGCAGACCCTGCGCCCGACGTATCGCCTGCTTGTCGGCGTGCCCGGCCGCAGCAATGCGTTTGCCATTGCCAGAAGGCTCGGATTGCCGGAAGAAATCATCGAGCGGGCGCGCGGTCAAATTAATGAGGAAACCCAGCGGGTCGAAAGCATGATCGCTTCCCTGGAAGAAAATCGTTTGACGGCCGAGACGGAACGGCAAAGCGCTCAGCAGCTTCGCCGGGAAATGGACCGTCTGCGGCGGGAGCTTGAGCAGGAGCGGACGAGGTTCGAGGAGCAGCGGGACAAAATGCTGCAAAAGGCGGAGCAGGAGGCCAGGGATGCCGTGGCCAAAGCGCGCCGCGAAGCGGAAGAGATCATTGCGGATCTGCGCAGGCTGGCTATGGAAGAACGGGCGGCCGTCAAGGAGCATAAGCTTCTGGAGGCCAAAAAGAAGCTGGATGAAGCGGTTCCCGCCTTGAGGAAGACGAAGGCGGCCGCGAGGAACAAGAGCGCCGCCGTCATCGAACCCGGAGATGAAGTGCTTGTTGCAAGCCTCGGGCAAAAGGGGCATGTAGTCGAGATAGCGGGTGATGGTGCAGTTGTCCAACTGGGCATTATGAAAATGAAAGTCGGCAAGGCGGATATCGAGCCTGTCGCCGCTCCGAAGCCGCAAAAGCAGTATCAGCCGGCAGGCACCGGCGTCAAGCGAACCAGGGATGAGCACATCCGCACCGAACTTGATCTTCGGGGCGCCAACCTGGAGGATTCACTGCTTGAGGTTGACCGCTTTCTGGATGAAGCGATCTTGGCCAATTTGGGTCGGGTCTCGATCATTCACGGCAAGGGCACCGGTGTGCTGAGAAACGGCATTCAAGAATATTTGCGCAGGCACAAGCATGTGCAAAGCTACAGATTGGGCAATTTCAACGAGGGGGGCACCGGGGTCACCTTGGTTGAACTCAAGTAA
- a CDS encoding DUF350 domain-containing protein — protein MRVHNAVDDMLRNPFLETIAYFSVAILALIVFLSVFEFVTKYNNWEEIKKGNVAVAMATGGKIFGISNIFRFAVVNNDTIWHALIWSSFGFILLLAAYFIFEFLTPIFKIDEEIQKDNRAVGLISMIISISLSYVIGASVI, from the coding sequence ATGAGGGTGCACAATGCGGTGGATGATATGCTCAGGAATCCTTTTCTCGAGACAATCGCTTATTTTTCGGTTGCCATACTGGCATTGATTGTATTTTTGTCCGTTTTTGAGTTCGTCACCAAATACAATAACTGGGAAGAAATCAAGAAAGGGAACGTGGCCGTGGCCATGGCCACAGGCGGAAAAATATTCGGGATCAGCAATATTTTCCGATTCGCCGTGGTGAATAACGATACGATCTGGCATGCCTTGATTTGGTCCTCCTTCGGGTTTATTCTGTTATTGGCGGCGTATTTTATTTTTGAATTTTTAACTCCCATTTTTAAAATCGACGAAGAAATCCAAAAGGATAACCGAGCCGTCGGGTTGATCTCGATGATCATCTCCATCTCGCTTTCCTATGTAATCGGGGCCAGCGTGATTTAG
- a CDS encoding MFS transporter: MKVQQTKRHFPENSILRPRKLLNETGEKESGAEGKGKSAAKGRLGSQAVLLLVVNGLFAVANALSGTFVNIYLWKIKNDLALIGWFALANQAAMSITIWIAGKWVKEHNKMNSLRLGVFVSAAFYFSILLLGKRSVDFVLPLGAVQGMSAAFFWLAFNVVYFEITDRDNRDSFNGWSGLLASAGMMVPWIAGLLISRMPDTQGYTVIFSISLVIFLLGVVVSFFLKKRKAQENYEWFHAYRQLADKSSDWRRICSALAAQGIREGVFGFVIGLLVYIATNNEMQLGNYALITSTVALISYWLIGKYLKPGHRSLGMLIGTVMLVLFILPFFWQVNYSTLLIFGIGTALVFPLYIIPMVSSVFDIIGKDRESATLRVEYVVLRELALSSGRIFGTLMFIVVVSLSRSPLVLSSMLLFIGSTPFVAWLLMRKLLNVVHQVDKSK; encoded by the coding sequence ATGAAAGTGCAGCAAACGAAGCGTCATTTTCCGGAAAACTCAATTCTAAGGCCGCGCAAACTGCTGAACGAAACAGGAGAAAAGGAATCGGGCGCTGAAGGAAAAGGAAAATCGGCCGCAAAAGGCAGACTCGGCAGTCAGGCGGTCCTGCTGCTTGTTGTCAACGGTCTGTTCGCCGTGGCAAATGCCTTGTCCGGAACCTTTGTAAACATTTATTTGTGGAAAATCAAAAATGATCTGGCGTTGATCGGGTGGTTTGCGCTTGCCAATCAAGCCGCCATGTCAATTACCATCTGGATCGCGGGCAAATGGGTCAAGGAACATAACAAGATGAACAGTCTTCGTCTGGGGGTTTTTGTTTCCGCCGCCTTCTATTTTTCGATTTTGCTTCTCGGCAAAAGGTCGGTCGACTTTGTTCTCCCGCTCGGAGCGGTTCAGGGAATGTCCGCCGCCTTTTTCTGGCTCGCCTTTAACGTCGTCTATTTTGAAATTACCGATCGGGACAACCGCGATTCGTTCAACGGATGGTCGGGGCTTCTCGCCTCCGCAGGGATGATGGTTCCGTGGATAGCCGGCTTGCTGATTTCCCGAATGCCTGATACGCAAGGATATACGGTTATCTTTTCGATATCGCTGGTCATTTTTTTGCTGGGAGTGGTTGTCAGTTTTTTTCTGAAAAAGCGCAAGGCTCAGGAGAATTACGAGTGGTTTCATGCTTATCGCCAGCTTGCCGACAAATCCAGCGATTGGCGCCGAATTTGTTCGGCTTTGGCGGCACAGGGAATACGCGAGGGCGTTTTCGGCTTCGTGATCGGGCTGCTGGTGTATATTGCCACCAATAATGAAATGCAGCTGGGCAATTATGCGCTGATTACCTCAACCGTCGCTTTGATCAGCTACTGGCTGATCGGGAAATATTTGAAGCCGGGGCACCGCAGCTTGGGAATGCTGATCGGGACGGTTATGCTGGTTCTGTTTATTCTCCCGTTCTTTTGGCAAGTGAACTATTCGACTCTGCTGATTTTCGGTATCGGAACCGCGCTCGTGTTTCCGCTGTATATTATCCCGATGGTTTCCTCTGTTTTCGATATCATCGGCAAGGATCGTGAGAGCGCCACCCTGCGTGTCGAATATGTCGTTCTGCGGGAATTGGCCTTAAGCTCGGGCAGAATTTTCGGCACACTTATGTTTATCGTGGTCGTCTCGTTAAGCCGCTCTCCATTGGTTCTCAGCAGCATGCTGTTATTCATCGGCAGCACTCCGTTCGTCGCCTGGTTGCTGATGCGAAAGCTATTGAATGTGGTGCATCAGGTTGACAAATCTAAATAA
- the cysK gene encoding cysteine synthase A, translating into MAKMVGSITELIGDTPVVRLQRIVPVGAAEVFVKLEYFNPSKSVKDRAAFNLILQAEIDGLIQPGATIIEPTSGNTGIGLAMNAAAKGYKAILVMPDNMTKERINLLKAYGAEVVLTPAKERMPGAIRKAEELHRQIPNSYIPQQFENPANPDMHRKTTALEILQQMEGRIDAFVASSGTGGTITGTGETLRGHLPGIRIYVVEPKGSPVLSGGQPGPHKVVGTSPGFIPSILNTGVYDEIVQVSDEDALQTVRDLAAKEGILVGPSSGATVWTAIRVAEQLGPGKRVVCIAPDTGERYLSMDIF; encoded by the coding sequence ATGGCCAAAATGGTCGGCAGCATTACGGAGTTGATTGGCGATACACCGGTGGTTCGCCTTCAACGGATCGTGCCGGTAGGTGCGGCGGAAGTCTTTGTGAAATTGGAATATTTCAATCCCAGCAAAAGCGTGAAGGATCGTGCGGCATTCAACTTGATCTTACAGGCGGAAATAGACGGACTCATCCAACCTGGCGCGACGATCATCGAACCGACAAGCGGAAATACCGGCATCGGGCTGGCGATGAATGCGGCAGCCAAAGGGTATAAGGCGATTCTCGTCATGCCGGATAATATGACGAAGGAACGAATCAATTTGTTGAAGGCGTACGGGGCGGAGGTCGTGCTGACGCCGGCGAAGGAACGCATGCCCGGTGCCATCCGCAAGGCGGAGGAGCTCCATCGCCAGATTCCCAACAGCTATATTCCCCAGCAATTCGAAAATCCGGCGAATCCCGATATGCACCGAAAAACGACTGCGTTGGAAATCCTGCAGCAGATGGAAGGCCGGATCGACGCATTCGTGGCCTCTTCCGGAACCGGGGGGACAATCACGGGCACAGGCGAAACGCTGCGCGGACATTTGCCGGGCATTCGCATTTATGTAGTTGAGCCCAAAGGCTCTCCCGTGCTTTCCGGCGGGCAGCCGGGACCGCACAAGGTGGTCGGCACAAGCCCGGGTTTTATCCCGAGCATACTGAACACCGGGGTCTATGACGAGATCGTTCAAGTCTCCGATGAGGACGCGCTTCAGACGGTGCGCGATCTGGCGGCCAAAGAAGGCATTCTGGTCGGGCCCTCCTCGGGAGCGACCGTATGGACGGCCATCCGGGTGGCGGAGCAGCTGGGTCCCGGCAAAAGAGTCGTCTGCATCGCACCGGATACCGGTGAAAGATACCTCAGCATGGATATTTTTTGA
- a CDS encoding Lrp/AsnC family transcriptional regulator, with protein MSELKFKVLDLLREDSRRSADLLSTLLGVTEQEVKAVIQELEDEKIIVKYSTVVNWSKLDEDKVTALIEVQITPERGRGFDAIAERVYLYPEVKTVFLMSGAYDLLVEIEGRTLKEVALFVSTKLSTIESVISTKTHFILKKYKQDGIIFEEHEGDHRMLISP; from the coding sequence ATGAGTGAACTGAAGTTCAAGGTTCTGGATTTGCTGCGGGAGGACTCGCGACGAAGCGCGGATCTCCTTTCCACGCTGCTCGGCGTGACCGAACAGGAGGTCAAGGCGGTCATTCAGGAGCTTGAGGATGAGAAAATCATTGTCAAATATTCGACTGTGGTGAATTGGAGCAAGCTGGATGAAGACAAGGTAACGGCTCTGATTGAAGTGCAGATTACGCCCGAAAGAGGCAGGGGCTTTGATGCGATAGCGGAAAGAGTCTATCTTTATCCGGAGGTCAAAACGGTGTTCCTTATGTCCGGCGCCTATGACCTTTTGGTCGAGATTGAGGGGCGCACTTTGAAAGAAGTCGCTTTATTCGTTTCCACCAAACTGTCTACGATTGAATCTGTCATTTCTACAAAGACACATTTCATTCTCAAAAAATACAAGCAGGATGGGATTATCTTCGAAGAGCACGAAGGGGATCACCGTATGCTGATTTCACCGTAA